Part of the Planctomycetota bacterium genome, CGGACCTGGAAATTGCCGTCGGCGGGGTCGCTCCCCAGCGAGAACCCGGCGTAGGAACTGCTCAGGTAGCCGGTGCCGGCGAACTCGTTGGGCTGGTTGGGGATGCAGACGTAGGGGGGGAGGTTGTTGCGCGGGCCGAACTCGTGGGCCACCACCGAGCCGATGCTCGGATACTGGAGCGCCGGGCTGGGCCGGTAGCCCGTGAACATGTTGTGCGTGCCGCGCTCGTGGGCCGCCTCGCCGTGCGTCATCGACCGGCAGATCGCGAGCTTGTCGACCACCTTGGCGGTGTGCGGCAGCACCTCGCCGACGCGCACACCCGGCACGACCGTCTCGATGCTCCCCAGCGGGCCGCGGTATTCGACCGGGGCGAACGGCTTGGGATCGAACGTCTCTTGGTGGGCCATGCCGCCGGGGAGGAAGATCGAGATCACGCTCTTGGCGACCCCCTCCTTGCTCTCGTAGTTCTTGAGGTCGGCCCGGGCCTGCTCCATCCGCAGCATGTCGGCGAGCGTAATCCCCAGTCCGCCGGCGACGCCCACCGAAAGGAATCCTCGGCGATCGAGCCAGTTGCCGGTGCACTTCATCAGACTGCTCCGGGGGGGGGCCGCGCCGAGTGCGCGGTGCGAGAGGGCGGGGGATCACGGTCTGACGCAGGCCCGAAAGTCTGCCACACGGAGAAAGCGCTGTCGAGAAAAAACCCCCGCAGGGCGGGGTGGCGCGGCACGACCGCCGCGCGCAACACCCTTCGTGCGAACACGTTCCGCGTCCACGGGAAGACAGCCGGGATGCGTCAGGGCACGGCCACGCTGCCGAGCAATTCGTCGGTCACGGCCCCGGCCTCGCCGACCTCGATGCCCAGCCGGACCGACAGCACCGGCTCCGCGACCTGCTGGACGTCGTCAGGGCTGACGAATCCGCGTCCTTCGAGCCAGGCCCGTGCCTGGGCGACGCGCTGCCATGTGAGGAGTCCGCGGGGGCTCACCCCGAGACTCACCCCGGGATGGCTCCGCGACCGGCGCGCGAGTTCGGCGAGATAGCGCTGTACGTCGGTCGCCACCGGGACCGCCGCGACGGTGGCCTGGATGCGGTCGAGCTGACCGGGGGCGAGCAGGGCCGCGGGGGGGGTGGTGTGTGGTCGGTCGGGGTGTTCGATCGCGGCGGCAAGCATCGCCACCTCGTCGTCGGCGGCGGGGTAGCCGATCTCGAGCTTCATCGCGAACCGGTCGAGCTGCGCCTCGGGGAGCGGGTAGGTGCCATGCTGTTCGTGTGGGTTTTGCGTGGCGATCACGAAAAACGCCTCGGCCAGCGGAAACCGCCGTGTGTCGACGGTCACCTGCCGCTCCGCCATCGCCTCGAGCAGCGCGCTTTGCGTCCGCGGCGTGGCCCGGTTGATCTCGTCGGCGAGCAGGATCTCGGCGAACACCGGACCGGGGCGGAACTCGAACTCCTGCGTCTTCTGGCTGTAGATCGAAAACCCGGTGATGTCGCTGGGGAGGAGATCGGGGGTGCACTGCAGCCGTGCGAAACGGCCGCCGAGGGCATCGGCGAGTGCCTTGGCGAGCGTCGTCTTGCCGAGGCCGGGACGGTCCTCGAGGAGCAGGTGGCCGCGCGCCAGCAGGCATTCGAGGACGCGGCGGATGACACCGGGCTTGCCCTTGAGCACCACCTCGAGGCGCAGGCGGACGGCATCGATCGCCACCCGGTCGTCGGCGGCCAGACGGGGCATCGTCGTCGCGGTCATCGTCGGGCTCCCGGGGTGGGAAGGAGTGGCGTCGGCACGCTGGCGCGCTGGCGCAGCCGCGCCCATGACCAGCAGGTCTCGGAGACGGCCGCCGCGGAGCGGACGGCCCGCTCCCCGATGTCGATGCCGGCCGGGGCGTAGAGCGCGGTCTCGAAGTAGCGGAGGGCCTCCGCGGCGCCGACGGCATCGGATTCCGATGCCGCGGCGAGCGCCGCCAGCCAGCGCGGAAGTGTGACATGGGGAGGCCGAGGCACTCCTGCCCGCCGGCAGCGCCGGTCGAGCCTGGC contains:
- a CDS encoding MoxR family ATPase, producing the protein MTATTMPRLAADDRVAIDAVRLRLEVVLKGKPGVIRRVLECLLARGHLLLEDRPGLGKTTLAKALADALGGRFARLQCTPDLLPSDITGFSIYSQKTQEFEFRPGPVFAEILLADEINRATPRTQSALLEAMAERQVTVDTRRFPLAEAFFVIATQNPHEQHGTYPLPEAQLDRFAMKLEIGYPAADDEVAMLAAAIEHPDRPHTTPPAALLAPGQLDRIQATVAAVPVATDVQRYLAELARRSRSHPGVSLGVSPRGLLTWQRVAQARAWLEGRGFVSPDDVQQVAEPVLSVRLGIEVGEAGAVTDELLGSVAVP